The sequence CGTGGTGCCGGATTTGGTAACCTTTGGTAAGGTGATAGGCGCGGGGCTTCCTTTGGCGTGTTTTGGGGGGCGTGCGGAAATTATGGACTTGCTCTCACCCATTGGAGGCGTGTATCAAGCAGGCACATTGAGCGGTAACCCCCTAGCGGTGTGCGCAGGGTTGAGTGCACTTTATAAAATCAAAAGAGACAAAACCCTTTATACCCGTTTAAACGCTTTAGCCGTTCGTTTGACTCAAGGTTTAAAAAAGAGTGCTCAAAGCTATAACATCGCTTTAGAAACGCTCAACATGGGGAGCATGTTTGGCTTTTTCTTTAACGAAAATGCGGTGCACGATTTTGATGACGCTTTAAAAAGCGATACAGAAATGTTTGCAAAATTCCACCAAAAAATGCTCTTTAAGGGCGTGTATTTGGCATGTTCAAGCTTTGAAACCGGCTTTATTTGTGAGCCTATGACTGAAGAGATGATTGATTTAGCGGTTGCAAAAGCCGATGAAAGTTTTGATGAAATCATAAAAGGTGTGTGAATTTTTTGAAAAAGCCAAAGTATTATAAATTCATAGAGGGGGCGAATTATTTGAGCTTGGGGCTTTCTATGGTGGTAGCGATCCTTATGGGCGTGGCTATAGGCTATGGGCTTAAAAAACTCACTCATGTTTCGTGGCTTTTTTGGCTTGGGGTTATTTGGGGCGTGTTAGCGAGCTTTCTTAATGTCTATAAGGCTTATAAAAACATGCAAAAAGACTATGAAGAACTAGCCAAAGACCCTAAATACACACAAAACAAAACAAAATAAATACCATAAAAGCCCATGTGCCAAATCCAATGCTTGCTTATTTTACTTTTTATCAATATAGTTAGCGCGATTATCGTTTATTTTTTCCAAGCATTTCAAGGGGTTTTGAATTTTGAAGGGGGGTTTTTAGGGTTTTTTATCGTGGCGCTGTCTTCGTATCATGGCGTTAAAAAGCGTTTGGATTTAAGGAAACAAAATGGAGAAAAAGAAGAAAAGCAAAAATTCCAAAAATTTGCTCTGGGTTTGGAAATGTCTTTCAATGTGTGGCGTTTAGGGGGGTATGGGGTTTTATTAGGCATTTTAGGAGCGCTTTTATTCTTGCATCTTTTTAATGGGTTAATCTTTCTTATCGGCGTGTTTGTGAGCTCGCTCTCTAGCGCGTTATTACGATTCTTAAACAATAATGGTAAGTTTTGACACAAACGCATATGGATTTTAACCCCTTTAATCCTCTTTTAATTTTTAATCCTATACAATAAAAACAAAAATGGGAGTGGATCTTGAAAATAAAAAATCCCGCTAAAAGAATCCTAAAAACCGCCGTGATTCAAATGCAATCCAAACCCTACGCCTTAAATGAAAACCTGCAATTAGCACTCAACTTGGCCAAAGAAGCCCACGACAAAGGTGCGAATCTCATTGTTTTACCGGAATTGTTTGATAGTGGTTATTGCACGAATGATAAGGATGCAGAGTTTGGGATAAATCTTAAAGCGATAGAGCATGGAAAGCTAAAAAACGAGTCGTTGAGTGCGTTAAGTAATTTTGCAAAATCTAATAAAGTGCATCTAGTGGCATGTAGCATTGAAAAAACCAATCAAAAACTCTACGACAGCGCTTATATCATTCCACCAAAAGGAAAAATCGTTGGAAAACACCGCAAGATTTATTTGTGGGGCGATGAAAAATCGCGCTTCAAAAGGGGTAAAAAATACGAGGTTTTTACGCTGGATTTTGGGGATTTTAGCGCGAAAGTGGGTTTGCAAATTTGCTATGAAATCGGCTTTGGCGTAGGCGCGAACCTGTTAGCGTTACAAGGAGCGGAGGTTTTAATTTACCCTAGCGCGTTTGGCAAAGCTAGGGCTTATAATTGGGATTTATTGAGCAGGGCTAGAGCGTTAGAAAATGGCTGCTTTGTGTGTGCGTGCAATCATAGTGGGGAAGAAACTAACGCTCAATTAAAACAAACGCTAGAATTTGCCGGCGATTCAAGAATCATCGCGCCCAATGGGAAAATCATCGCGCAAGCCACTAAACTCAATGAGGTCATTATCGCTGAAATGGATTTGAACGAAGTGGCACTGCAACGCCAAAAAATCCCTTATTTACAAGATTTTGACACCAAACTCACCAAAAAGGGGTTTGGAAAACTCACTTAAAAAGGAGCAATTATGGCAAAAGAAATTTTAGTGGCTTATGGCGTGGATATTGATGCGGTGGCTGGTTGGCTAGGGAGCTATGGTGGGGAGGATTCGCCTGATGATATTTCGCGCGGGCTTTTTGCGGGTGAAGTGGGGATCCCACGGCTTTTGAAATTGTTTAAAAAATACCATCTCCCTGCGACTTGGTTTGCGCCGGGGCATTCTATTGAAACTTTTCCAGAGCAAATGAAAATGATCGTGGATGCAGGGCATGAAGTGGGCGCGCATGGGTATTCGCATGAAAACCCTATCGCTATGAGCGCTAAGCAAGAAGAAGATGTTTTGTTAAAAAGCGTTGAATTGATTAAAGATCTCACCGGCAAAGCCCCCACAGGCTATGTGGCGCCGTGGTGGGAGTTTTCTAATATCACTAATGAATTGCTTTTAAAACACGGCTTCAAATACGACCACTCGCTCATGCACAATGATTTCACGCCCTATTATGTGCGCGTGGGGGATAGTTGGAGCAAGATTGATTATAGTTTGGAAGCCAAGGATTGGATGAAGCCTTTAATCCGTGGGGTGGAAACAAATTTAGTGGAAATCCCTGCGAATTGGTATTTGGACGATTTACCGCCGATGATGTTTATCAAAAAATCCCCCAATAGCTTTGGTTTTGTAAGCCCACACGATATAGGGCAAATGTGGATCGATCAATTTGATTGGGTTTATCGTGAGATGGATTATGCGGTGTTTAGCATGACAATCCACCCTGATGTGAGCGGACGCCCGCAAGTGTTGCTCATGCATGAAAAAATCATTGAGCATATCAACAAGCATGAGGGCGTGCGTTGGGTAACATTCAATGAAATCGCTGACGATTTCTTAAAACGAAACCCCAGAAAAAAATAGCGGTTGAGATTGTATCTAAGTTGGTGTGGATTTAGTGGGATTCGCACTGACTGCTACAAATAAACTTTCAATTCATTTTCCATTAGTTTGATTGTTTTATTGAGAATTTGTTTTTCTAAAGGTTTGAAATTTTTGTGTATGGGTTGGTTTATGTCTCTTTCGCCTTTGAGTAAGGTTACTATATTTAGATTCACGCTTTCAAAGTAGCTCATTATAGAATGCGTGGGTTTTGATCCCAATAGGGTTTCTGGCAAAGCTGAATAATCACCTCCTAATTGACTTTCTAGCTGAAATAAATAACAAGATATATTTGGATATAAAGTTTTAAGGAGATGAAAATCTACTAATATTCGCTTTAGCATAGCATTTTCCGTATAGGCTTTACACTCTATCCCCATAACCAATTGATTATCCACAAATATATGTTTATCAACGCTCAATCCGTAATAATAATCTTTCTTACGCTCTAATATATATGCCCTTACTTGTTTGTTAGCTATATTTTCTATGTAGCTGTCTTTGATAGGAATCTTTATTTTCTTGGAATTTATTTCAAGTCTATCAGTTTTGCCACCAATATTTTGCCACGCTATTTTTATAATCTCTTCGCTGATGTCTTCTAGTAATTTGCCTTTGGTACTTCTTATAACTCCGCCATATGCCCTGCTATCTTGCCCTTGAGCATCTTTATCAATATCTTTAACCACGCTATTATAAACTTGTATAATATCTTCTATAGAATTCAAATCACATCTCTCAATTAAATAAATTTGTTACTTCTTTTAGTCTTGCTCTTGCTACTTCACAATACTTTTCGCTAATGTCTATGCCTATAAAACTGCGCCCTAATTGTTTGGCGACTTTTGTCGTTGTTCCTGCACCATTAAATGGATCTAATACAATATCATTTTGATAGGAAAATAGTTTTAAACACCGCTTTACTAATTCTTCTGGGAACATTGCATCATGCCCATATTGTTTCATGTTGCGTTCTGGGGCAAAGTTCCACTTTGCATAAACCCACTTTTTAAATTCATCATCGGTTATGTCAATGCTGTCTTTATCGCCCTCTTTTTTAAGGTTATTTTTGCAAAAAATTTCAATAAACTCCCACGAATATTTTAAATATGGTGCAGCAGGGCTTTTCCAGCTTCCCCAAGTACAGTATTTGCAGTTGTAGTTGTTCTTTTCCCATAAAATCTCGCCTTTCCAAATAAGCCCTTCATCAATGAAAAATTTGCTGATAAAATGGTGTGTAGGGATATAATCGCTAAACATAGGTTGGATATTGACAATGATTCGCCCTCCGCTTTTTAATACACGAATACACTCTTTAAAAATGGCAAAAAGCGTGTTGAAATACTCTTGCCAAAGATTTGCATCCTGCGTTGTGCTGTAATTGATGCCAAAGTTGTAAGGTGGCGAAGTTAGCACTATATCTATGCAATTATTTGGGAGCTTTTTTAAAAACTCCAAGCTATCTTCGCAGTAAATTTGATTAAGACAGCTTTGAATCTCATTTGTCTCCTTGCTAAACTCTTTTTTGTAAGATTCGTAAGCCAATCTTGCCTTTGCGTTTTGCTTTTTGTTGGCGACTTTTTTGGCTTTGTTGAAGCTCTTAAACACGATTTTGCCATTTTGACTAGAAAATGAGCGAATTTTATATAACTCCTCTAATGTCTTTTGAACCAGCGTATTTTGTGTAGTAGATTCAAGCATTTTTAAATCCACAATGTCAAAATTAAGCGTGATATTTGAAGGATTAACAATCGATTCAATACCGCAAGATTGTAACAATGAAAGTGCGTCTGTTATCTCATCTGGTGCATAAATATTTTCTAGCGTGAGAGTTCTATAATCCTGCATTAAATTTCCTAATCAATAAATAAATAAATAATTAAACAGCACGAGATTTATTCTTGTTTTTTCAGTAAAATTGTAGCATGATTTAGATTTAAAAGGTTGGAAGATGTGCGTTTTATGCGGGGAGCTTATCAGTTCTTTTCATTGGACCGATGGGAGCGATAGTTATGAGATTGATGAAAATTTGAAAGGGCAAAATGCGCTTATTAGCGCCAATGAAAACGCCAGAGAACGCAAAAGAGCACGACTCAAACGAGTAAGATTGCTCAATCAAATCCTGGCGTTTTATGGGCTAAAAATGGACGATTGGCAAGGTGCGAAGTTTGTGTTGCACGATAAAAAAGGGCAGAGCGTGATGGTGAATGATTTAGGCGATTTGTGGGATAAGGCACAAAACTTAACCAAAAAAGAGATGGACGCGCTGGATTCTAATCTGTTAGCGTTTTTAAATCAAAATACAAACGCCACTCACTGATGCCTAAAATCCCTATCACGCTCATCACCGGTTTTTTAGGCAGCGGTAAAACGAGTTTTTTAAGCGAGTATTTAAACCAAATAGATCACCAAGGCGTCGCTCTTATCATCAATGAAATCGGTCAAGCCGCCTTGGATCAACGCATCTTAAGCGTTCAGTATTGCGGTGAAAAAATGCTCTATCTTAACGCAGGGTGCGTGTGTTGCAACAAACGCATGGATTTAGTGGAGTCTCTAAAAGCCGCACTCAATGACTATGAATGGCGTGGCGAAATTTTAAAGCACATCATCATTGAAACCACCGGTTTAGCCAACCCGGCGCCGATTTTATGGACGATTTTGAGCGACACTTTTTTAGGGGCGCATTTTGAGATTCAAAGCGTGGTGGTTTGCGTGGATGCATTGAATGCTAGAGTGCATTTAACCAACAATGAAGCTAGAGAGCAAATCGTTTTTGCTGATAGCGTTTTGTTGACCAAAACGGATTTGCAAAACGACAGCACGGCTTTAATCAAATTAAAAGAGCGCTTGTGGGCCATTAACCCTAGCACGGAAATTTTTGACAAGAGGGCGATAGACTATGAGAGTCTCTTTTCACGCAAAAATAGGGTGCATCGTGTGATCTTGCCAGCAAAAGATTCGCACTCGCAAGGCTTTGAAACTTTAAGCATTAATTTTGAAGGGGCGATGGAATGGAGCGCGTTTGGGATTTGGCTGAGTTTGTTATTGCATCAATACGGCACGCAGATTTTACGCATCAAGGGGATTATTGATATTGGAAGCGATCTTTTGGTGAGTGTTAACGGCGTGATGCATATCATTTACCCGCCTAAACATATTTTAAAGGATCAAAACGGCTCTAATCTCGTTTTTATCATGCACCATTTAGAGCGTGAAAAAATCTTAAATTCCTTAAAGGGTTTTAAGGATTTTCTCGGCATCAAGGGTTTTGAAACCCCATAATTTTTCTATTTATTGGTAGCTGTTTGCATTTTAATGGGGAAAAGAACGATGAAGCTTAAAACCAAACACACCCCACAAATGACAAAAATCAAAAGATAGCCCAAATCCCCTAAAAAAATCGTAAAAAGATACGAAAAAAGCGCTTGGAAAATGCCAAAAGAAAACACCACCCACGAAGACGCTTTAGCGAAATGCTTTGCGCCTGCAATTTTTAAAGCCATCATGCTGAATAAATTGATATTGGCAGTTGTAGCCGCTCCCATTACAAAGATGCTTAAATTGAGTAAAGAGATTTGGTGGAAAAAAATGGGCAAAAAGCATGCGATAGATTTTAAAATAAGGATAAAGATATTGGCGTTTTTAGCCCCTAGCTTTTGAGCCATGGGGCCGCTGATTAAAGAGCCAAGCGTAGCGCCAAAGCCAAAAAATGCCCACGAAGTTCCAGCGATAGTGGGGGAGATATTTAAATGACGGATCAAATAATCCACCCAAAAAAGCGTGTGCGGTAAAAAACCAATCGCATTGAGCGCGCAAGAAATGAGCAATAACCACAAATGAAAGGGGATTTTAAACGCGCTTTCTTCTTTTTTAACGGATCTTTTCCTTAAAGAGCGGGTTTTTAACCCCACTAAGGAAAGGATAAAGGCTATCAAACAACTGCCCCCTAAAAAAATCCAAGCCCATTTGATATTATAAGAGCTAATCCATGGCAGAACAAACCCGCTAAAGACAGATCCAATGCCTACAGCGCTGAAAATAAACCCCCCCACTAAGGCTCTTTTATTTTCTTTGACATAGGGTAAAGAGAGAGGGGCGACTAAAATCATTAACGCGCTGCTAGCCACACCGGCGATAAAACGCCAGATCCAAAGCCAAAAGAAAGGGATACTATCAAAATAACAGACTAAAAAACTCAAAGCGATCAAACCAAAACTGATTTTAGCGATGCTTTCTAATGACATTAACGGGCTTAAAAATTGGATTAAAAAACTCCCAAAAACATAGCCCATTAACACCGCAATACCCAGTTGGAAGCTTTGGTGTGGGGTTAAACTCCCTGATAAAATGAGTAGGGGGATTAAAACCACATAGCCAAAACGAGCCAAGCCGTTAGACACAAAAACCCCTAAAAAACAAACAAACACGCGCATTTTGATCCTTAACACATGACAAGTTATAAAAAGATCTTATATTATATTGAAACTTGTTAATTGATGGTGCATAATGGAAGAAAGATAAGAATAAATTTAAGGAGCGTCCTTTATCAATACCCGTATCGCTAAAGAGACCCCACGATTGAATAAAAAAGAGTTGGTTATCGGTGTTATAGAGCTTGCTTCAAAAGCGCTTCATAAAAACAAGGCTTTTACTAGAATAAGGCTTTTTTGCGGTGGTGATCAATTGATGAAACAGAGATTTAACTATGGGCTAGGCTTAAAAAGAGCATCACTGAATAGCATAAAAGCGTTTTTTTGTCATTTTGGAAAAATTTTGTCATTTTTTTGTTTTTGATGCTTTTTGTGTGGTGTTAGCCCATAAAAAGGCTTTTAGTATTTTTTAAGGTT is a genomic window of Helicobacter pylori oki112 containing:
- a CDS encoding YbfB/YjiJ family MFS transporter, coding for MRVFVCFLGVFVSNGLARFGYVVLIPLLILSGSLTPHQSFQLGIAVLMGYVFGSFLIQFLSPLMSLESIAKISFGLIALSFLVCYFDSIPFFWLWIWRFIAGVASSALMILVAPLSLPYVKENKRALVGGFIFSAVGIGSVFSGFVLPWISSYNIKWAWIFLGGSCLIAFILSLVGLKTRSLRKRSVKKEESAFKIPFHLWLLLISCALNAIGFLPHTLFWVDYLIRHLNISPTIAGTSWAFFGFGATLGSLISGPMAQKLGAKNANIFILILKSIACFLPIFFHQISLLNLSIFVMGAATTANINLFSMMALKIAGAKHFAKASSWVVFSFGIFQALFSYLFTIFLGDLGYLLIFVICGVCLVLSFIVLFPIKMQTATNK
- a CDS encoding AtpZ/AtpI family protein codes for the protein MKKPKYYKFIEGANYLSLGLSMVVAILMGVAIGYGLKKLTHVSWLFWLGVIWGVLASFLNVYKAYKNMQKDYEELAKDPKYTQNKTK
- a CDS encoding polysaccharide deacetylase family protein, with the protein product MAKEILVAYGVDIDAVAGWLGSYGGEDSPDDISRGLFAGEVGIPRLLKLFKKYHLPATWFAPGHSIETFPEQMKMIVDAGHEVGAHGYSHENPIAMSAKQEEDVLLKSVELIKDLTGKAPTGYVAPWWEFSNITNELLLKHGFKYDHSLMHNDFTPYYVRVGDSWSKIDYSLEAKDWMKPLIRGVETNLVEIPANWYLDDLPPMMFIKKSPNSFGFVSPHDIGQMWIDQFDWVYREMDYAVFSMTIHPDVSGRPQVLLMHEKIIEHINKHEGVRWVTFNEIADDFLKRNPRKK
- a CDS encoding carbon-nitrogen hydrolase family protein, with amino-acid sequence MKIKNPAKRILKTAVIQMQSKPYALNENLQLALNLAKEAHDKGANLIVLPELFDSGYCTNDKDAEFGINLKAIEHGKLKNESLSALSNFAKSNKVHLVACSIEKTNQKLYDSAYIIPPKGKIVGKHRKIYLWGDEKSRFKRGKKYEVFTLDFGDFSAKVGLQICYEIGFGVGANLLALQGAEVLIYPSAFGKARAYNWDLLSRARALENGCFVCACNHSGEETNAQLKQTLEFAGDSRIIAPNGKIIAQATKLNEVIIAEMDLNEVALQRQKIPYLQDFDTKLTKKGFGKLT
- a CDS encoding CobW family GTP-binding protein; translation: MPKIPITLITGFLGSGKTSFLSEYLNQIDHQGVALIINEIGQAALDQRILSVQYCGEKMLYLNAGCVCCNKRMDLVESLKAALNDYEWRGEILKHIIIETTGLANPAPILWTILSDTFLGAHFEIQSVVVCVDALNARVHLTNNEAREQIVFADSVLLTKTDLQNDSTALIKLKERLWAINPSTEIFDKRAIDYESLFSRKNRVHRVILPAKDSHSQGFETLSINFEGAMEWSAFGIWLSLLLHQYGTQILRIKGIIDIGSDLLVSVNGVMHIIYPPKHILKDQNGSNLVFIMHHLEREKILNSLKGFKDFLGIKGFETP
- a CDS encoding DNA-methyltransferase, which encodes MQDYRTLTLENIYAPDEITDALSLLQSCGIESIVNPSNITLNFDIVDLKMLESTTQNTLVQKTLEELYKIRSFSSQNGKIVFKSFNKAKKVANKKQNAKARLAYESYKKEFSKETNEIQSCLNQIYCEDSLEFLKKLPNNCIDIVLTSPPYNFGINYSTTQDANLWQEYFNTLFAIFKECIRVLKSGGRIIVNIQPMFSDYIPTHHFISKFFIDEGLIWKGEILWEKNNYNCKYCTWGSWKSPAAPYLKYSWEFIEIFCKNNLKKEGDKDSIDITDDEFKKWVYAKWNFAPERNMKQYGHDAMFPEELVKRCLKLFSYQNDIVLDPFNGAGTTTKVAKQLGRSFIGIDISEKYCEVARARLKEVTNLFN